The sequence below is a genomic window from Deltaproteobacteria bacterium.
CACCCAATTCATCTCCCCGTAGAATTTTCCATCGACGACCATTACCGGGCCAATGGCACAAACCCCCAGACAATTGACGACCTCTAAAGAAAAGTTTTTGTCTTTGGTCGTCTGACCGGGTTCAATAGCCAGTTCTTTTTTCATCTCCCGCAGAATCTTCGGGCCACCCTGGACATGGCAGGCAGTTCCACGGCAGAGAGTAATCGAATGCCTCCCTTTGGGAACCAAGCTGAAGGATTTATAGAAGGTGGCGACCCCGTAAAGGTCATTGAGATCCATCTGGAGCCTGGAGGCGACTTTTTTCAAGGCCGTCTCGGGTAAATAGTTATACTGATCTTGAATGTCATGAAGGATACTGATGAGAGATGTTATCTTGGCCTGGTATTTGTCGATGATCCCGTTTACCGCTCCCAATTCCATTTTCACCTCCAAAGTTAATCTCACTTAATATTTTGAATATAAATTAATTTCTAATTAATTCTAAGGGCAAAAAAATTTAGCCCCCCCTATTTCACAACCCTCCGCTGGGTGGACTTAATACCCATAAAAGGACCGCTTCCCCTTCCCCCATATTAACCCATTTGGAGGGGACTGTTGATTCTATATATAGACCATCCCCTGGCCTCAACATCTGTTTTTCCCCCTGAATCTCAATTTCCAACTCTCCTTCTATTATATATGCAAATTCATCCCCTTTGTGACTGCAGAAGTGTCCTTTGATCGTTGCTCCTTGCCGCAGAGTTAAAAGGTAAGGTTCCATCCTGCGGTTAAGCACGTGGGAAACCAAGAGCTGTAATTTTACGTCGGGAATTTTCATCTCCTTTAGTTGAATTTCCTGCCTCTCACTGGGCTTGATGACCATCTTCCGCTGGGTTCCATCTTCCCCTTCCCTAAGGAAAAAAACGGGAGAAGTATGCAATTTTTCACTCAACTTCAGGAGGGAATCGAGGGAAGGGCTGATCAGGTTCTTCTCTAACTGAGAAATAAAGCTGGGGGTCAAGCCCACCTGCTCAGCCAATTCTTTTTGGGTCATTCCCACTTTCATTCTTAGAACCTTGATTTTTCCGCCTAAGTTAATGGGTTTGCGTCCTCCCGTGGAAGGGAAGACAACCTCTTGGCCCCACACTTCGTAGCGCTTAGGGAGAAATACATTTCGGGAAAACCTTCCTTCCACTTTAATCACTTTTAAAAGGAGTTCACCATTTTTTTTGTCCAGTTCGATGGCTACCTGAGTGATATGCCTCAAATTAGCTTTGAAAGATGGAGCATGGGCCTCTTTCTCCAAAACCCAGTAGGCAACGGTCTGAAGATCATAAAGGCGGGGACAGGAGTAAGTAAAAAATTTATAGGTCGCATTTTCATCTCCCCAGACATCCTGCATGCCGGTCAGGCTGTCAAAGATGTAGCGGACAGCTTTTCCCTTTTTAATCTCCACGCGATCCATGGCCACGCGAAACTGGGAGAGGTCTTTGGGATTTTCGACCTTGATCACATTTCCGGCCCATCCCTCTTTTTCTTTCTCATAGAATTGAGCGAAGAGGGAATCGTTGTTCCCTTTGCCGGAGGTGAAGCAATCTAAAATGGTCAAATTCTCTAAGTTGGGAAGGTGGCTTAATCGTTTGGTGAGCGTAGAAGGAGAAACGTTGAAACTGACGTAGACCGCTTGATATCCATTCTTCAAGGTATGTTCGATAAAGCATTGAAGAAATATCTCGATATACGTCCCGGCCTCAACCTCCCAGATGACATTGTCACCGGTCTTGAGGAAACCTAAAAGATGATCCAAATAACCAATCCCGGAAGAAATTTTGGTTTTCATTTTTCGGGAATTGCACTCCACCGCAAGCCATTAAGAGTGTAGCTGACGTTTCCCCGGGGGGATAAAAAAATCCCTTCTTTGATCTACCCTCCGCTGGGATTATATTTTAGGGAATTTTAGCCTGGGGTGTCAAGCAAAATGGGCCGCCGTTCGGGGCCGCCGTTCGGGGCCGCCCCTTTAATCCCGGGGGTTGACTAAAATTTTAATCGCATCCGGCTGGCAGGCTAACTCGAATCCTCTGGCGATATCTTGCAAAAAAACCGTGGCGGTAAGTAATGGCCTAACTTGGATCAAGCCCTTCCAGTAGGGTGACAGGAGACGGTCGAACCAGGCAAATCTTTCAAAAGGGGTGTTCAAATGCATAACGCAAGTGGTGCGGATGTCAATGGCATCATCATGCCAGCGACTTATGGCCAGACGAATGGGCTCCATCACCCAGCTATAAAGGACTAAAATCCCATTTTTTTTCAGAATCCTCGTGGCCATGTTCATTGAATCCTCTGTCCCGGCAGCCTCGAAAACCACGTCTACCCCCCGGCCCTCGGTAATGTTTCGTATGGCCTGCTCGGCATCTGGATCCTTCGGGTCGAAAACATAATCCGCTCCCAGATTTTTAGCCAAAACGCGCTTCCCGGCCAAGGGGTCGATTCCCACGACGGTTAGAGCTCCTTTTCTTTTTGCCCCCTGGACCATGATCTGACCGGCAAACCCCAAACCCATTACCGCGACGGTATCCCCCAGTTGTACCCCGGAATTGAAAATTGAGTACATAATGCAGGCGAGTGGCTCGCCCAGGCACCCTAAGTCCATGTCCATTTCCGCGGGAATTAGGTGCAGGTTCTCTTCTTGGGCGATAAAGTAATCAGCAAAAGTCCCGTTATTTTTACAGGACATCACCCGGTCGCCTACTTTGTACTTGCGCACCTTCTTGCCCGCCTCCATGACAACTCTTCCACCCTCATGACCGAGCAGAGTAATGGGAAAGGTATTCCCGGGAGGGAGAATTCCGCTGTATAAATTTTTGTCCGTCCCGCAGATAGAGGATTGGAAAGTCTTGACTAAAACCTGTCCATCATCCGGCTTGGCAAGTTCTTTACTCACGACTTCAACCTTTTTAGCCTCGGGAAGACAAATGGTCTTTATGATCATCTCATCCTTTCCTTTCTAATTCCCTATCGATCGCCCATTGTTATCATGCGGCATTACCCGCTATTGCCAAAACTTCATGATGTACGTTTGACCCCATTTATTCATCAATCTTGCTTTCCATTGCACCGACCACCGCCGTGGAAAGAGTTCTGCGAGCCTATCGCGCCGCTGCGTAACATCGTTCCAGTTCTTCCTTAAGCGCAGCGACGACTACCTTGGCACCCTTCTCTACCTGACCGGCCGTCGAGATGGAGAAACGCTCTTTTTCGAGTGCTTGCCAGATGGCCTTCTCCAGCAGATCGGCATCCCTCTTGCGCCCCAGATATTCCAGCATCATGCCTGCGGCCCTGATCTGGGAAAGCGGGTTGGCCAGGTTTCGCCCGACTATGTCCGGAGCTGAGCCATGGATGGGCTCGAAATAAGCGCGCTCTTCCCCCACATTCGACGAAGGGCACATCCCCAATCCTCCTATGGTTGCTCCCCCCAGATCACTGAGAATATCCCCAAACATATTCTCGGTGACAATCACCTGGAAATGTTGGGGCTTACTAACTAAAGCCGCCGCGGCAGCGTCGACATAGAGGGTTTCGGTCTCCACCTCGGGTGTTTCCTTGGCCACCTGGGCAAACACCTGCCGGAAGAAGTAAAAGCTTCTCAGAACGTTGCTTTTTTCCACCAAAGTGACTCTTCTCCGGCCGTCTTCGGGGGCTCCCTTTGCTTTGCGTAAAGCCGTATCAAAGGCGAAGCGACAGATCCTCTCGCATCCCTTGCGGGTAAGCAACAAGGTGTCGGTGGCGGCCTGCTCGGTGACGAGTCCCCGGCCGCGGGAAGCATAAAGGCCCTCAGTGTTTTCTCTGACAATGATGTAGTCAATGCTCTCCGGAGATTTGTCTTTGAGCGGCGTGGGCACTTTGGGAAATAGTTTGATCGGGCGGACATTGGCATAGAGGTCGAAACCATTCCGGAGCACGCCTCCCAGCGTTCCGGCTTCGGTACCGTCCGGCAGACGCACTTCGGGTAATCCCACCGGTCCTTTTAAGGTAGCGTCGGACTGACGGATAGCCTCGAATGTTTCCGCAGACATATTTTTTCCGTTTTTAAGATAGTAAGTCGCGCCAGCTTGGTGAAAAGCATAAGACAAACGAAAGTCGCCAGCCAAGTCCTGGACCTTGTCGAGGACCTCTACAGTGGCCTCGACGATTTCGGGCCCAATGCCATCTCCGGGCAAAACCACAATGCCATATGATTTCATCTTCTCAGACTTCCTCCTCTCCTCTTCTCTTCATGCAAGGAACCCACCGGACAACACTCCGTAAGATTAACCTTGGGTTATAGTCAGGCGACAACCTGTCCGCCTTTTTCGCCACTGGCTGTAAATGTAGAACCTATGTCCCTTCCTAAAGCCACCTCTCCCTGATCAGCGTCCATTCACTATCTCTGTGTTCCTGGATAAGCTTAATGATTTCCGCAGTTAAATGTCTGAACCTTCTTTGCTTCATAAGATATTCCTCAACAGGTTTTATTGTTTTGGGAATAACATTCATTTTAACTTTCCCATTTTCATATTCAGCTAAATACCACATACCGGTTTCAACCGCAAGTTTACCAATCTCTACAGTAAGGTCAGATGCAAACCCCCATCCCGTAGGGCATGGGCACATAATATGTATGAACTTGGGTCCTTGGATACTTTTAGCCTTTTCTACCTTGTTCATAAAATCATAGGGATAAGCTGAACTGGCTGTCGCGGCATAAGGTATTCTGTGAGCAATCATTATCTCAAACAAATTCTTCTTGGGTTTTTTCTCACCGTAGGACGCAGTACCTGCTGGAGAATTGGTCGTGTTGGCGCCGATAGGAGTCAGACTGCTCCTCTGTACTCCGGTATTCATATAGGCCTCATTGTCATAACAAATATAAATGAAATCATCCCCACGTTCTACAGCTCCTGACAGGGCCTGCAAACCGATATCGGCAGTGCCGCCGTCGCCGGCCAACCCTAAAACATGAACATCGGTTATGCCCTGGGCTTTTAGCCCTGCTGACATACCCGTCAATACGGCTCCTGTCCCGGCAAAAGCCATGGTAAGCGATGGCACGGCATAGTTCATCTGCGGATACTGAGTTGTAACTGTAGACATACAGCTTGCCGGAAGGGCAACGATTGTCCTTTCACCCAAAATTTTCAAGGCGAGCCGGCCGATTGTACCGAGTCCACATCCCGGGCAAGCCTTGTGGCCATATAGATACTCCTTATCCGTGAGGTTTTTTACTTTAACCATTGTTACCACCTCAATCCTATAAATTGTAATTCTTTCTCTTCATTACCTTTCGTGAGGTTAAAAAGTTTGTAATACATTTCTTCGATGTTTTCCTTGGTTATATCCCTCCCGGCTATGCCGGCAATAAAGTTGATACTTTTCGGACACACCCCGGAACTGCCCAAAGCAGATTTTATATCAGAGGCCACGGCCCCTTCATATCCGAATGATATATCGCGGTCTATGACTCCAATCGCTTTCACCCTTGTGCTTAAACCTTTAAAGTATTCCATAGGAAACGGCCTATAAAATCTGAGTTTCACAAGACCAACTCTTAAACTCATATCCCTCAATTTATCTACTACGATCCTGGAAGTGCCTATTACACTGCCCATACCGACAAGTACGACTTCAGCATCTTCACATCTATACTCTTCTACCAGGCCGCC
It includes:
- a CDS encoding isocitrate/isopropylmalate dehydrogenase family protein — encoded protein: MKSYGIVVLPGDGIGPEIVEATVEVLDKVQDLAGDFRLSYAFHQAGATYYLKNGKNMSAETFEAIRQSDATLKGPVGLPEVRLPDGTEAGTLGGVLRNGFDLYANVRPIKLFPKVPTPLKDKSPESIDYIIVRENTEGLYASRGRGLVTEQAATDTLLLTRKGCERICRFAFDTALRKAKGAPEDGRRRVTLVEKSNVLRSFYFFRQVFAQVAKETPEVETETLYVDAAAAALVSKPQHFQVIVTENMFGDILSDLGGATIGGLGMCPSSNVGEERAYFEPIHGSAPDIVGRNLANPLSQIRAAGMMLEYLGRKRDADLLEKAIWQALEKERFSISTAGQVEKGAKVVVAALKEELERCYAAAR
- a CDS encoding NAD(P)H-dependent oxidoreductase subunit E, giving the protein MELGAVNGIIDKYQAKITSLISILHDIQDQYNYLPETALKKVASRLQMDLNDLYGVATFYKSFSLVPKGRHSITLCRGTACHVQGGPKILREMKKELAIEPGQTTKDKNFSLEVVNCLGVCAIGPVMVVDGKFYGEMNWVKAKRIVEKIMKKGNGGRA
- a CDS encoding thiamine pyrophosphate-dependent enzyme, whose product is MVKVKNLTDKEYLYGHKACPGCGLGTIGRLALKILGERTIVALPASCMSTVTTQYPQMNYAVPSLTMAFAGTGAVLTGMSAGLKAQGITDVHVLGLAGDGGTADIGLQALSGAVERGDDFIYICYDNEAYMNTGVQRSSLTPIGANTTNSPAGTASYGEKKPKKNLFEIMIAHRIPYAATASSAYPYDFMNKVEKAKSIQGPKFIHIMCPCPTGWGFASDLTVEIGKLAVETGMWYLAEYENGKVKMNVIPKTIKPVEEYLMKQRRFRHLTAEIIKLIQEHRDSEWTLIRERWL
- a CDS encoding zinc-binding dehydrogenase, yielding MIIKTICLPEAKKVEVVSKELAKPDDGQVLVKTFQSSICGTDKNLYSGILPPGNTFPITLLGHEGGRVVMEAGKKVRKYKVGDRVMSCKNNGTFADYFIAQEENLHLIPAEMDMDLGCLGEPLACIMYSIFNSGVQLGDTVAVMGLGFAGQIMVQGAKRKGALTVVGIDPLAGKRVLAKNLGADYVFDPKDPDAEQAIRNITEGRGVDVVFEAAGTEDSMNMATRILKKNGILVLYSWVMEPIRLAISRWHDDAIDIRTTCVMHLNTPFERFAWFDRLLSPYWKGLIQVRPLLTATVFLQDIARGFELACQPDAIKILVNPRD
- a CDS encoding helix-turn-helix domain-containing protein; this encodes MKTKISSGIGYLDHLLGFLKTGDNVIWEVEAGTYIEIFLQCFIEHTLKNGYQAVYVSFNVSPSTLTKRLSHLPNLENLTILDCFTSGKGNNDSLFAQFYEKEKEGWAGNVIKVENPKDLSQFRVAMDRVEIKKGKAVRYIFDSLTGMQDVWGDENATYKFFTYSCPRLYDLQTVAYWVLEKEAHAPSFKANLRHITQVAIELDKKNGELLLKVIKVEGRFSRNVFLPKRYEVWGQEVVFPSTGGRKPINLGGKIKVLRMKVGMTQKELAEQVGLTPSFISQLEKNLISPSLDSLLKLSEKLHTSPVFFLREGEDGTQRKMVIKPSERQEIQLKEMKIPDVKLQLLVSHVLNRRMEPYLLTLRQGATIKGHFCSHKGDEFAYIIEGELEIEIQGEKQMLRPGDGLYIESTVPSKWVNMGEGEAVLLWVLSPPSGGL